The following proteins are co-located in the Dyadobacter chenwenxiniae genome:
- a CDS encoding GntR family transcriptional regulator has translation MEIQFDIEFKESAPKYMQIIKSLLQAISKGKLKRGDKIPSINQLSEEYLLSRDTVEKAYKHLIKDGVLISVRGKGYFINRVDIETSVRILLVFNKISNYKKQIYNAFVENVGRNVNVDLHIHHSNVNIFKNLIKNSLGEYDYYVIMPHFYEKAEEAIETLKMIPAEKLILLDKDIEMNSKKHSSVFQNFEKDIVSALNEAVDLLKVYKKLILIFPTIIRYPKEIIKGFRIFCIQHEFEHEIIYDFHENSMAVKDTAYVVIEENDLVNLIKKCREQQLTIGKDIGIISYNETPLKEILLDGITTISTDHEQMGKTAAELITENRRAIVKNPFTLIRRKSL, from the coding sequence ATGGAAATACAATTTGACATTGAGTTTAAGGAAAGCGCGCCGAAATATATGCAGATCATCAAGTCGCTTTTGCAGGCGATTAGTAAAGGAAAACTGAAACGCGGCGATAAGATTCCTTCTATCAATCAGTTAAGTGAAGAATATTTGCTTTCCCGCGACACTGTTGAAAAAGCTTATAAGCATTTGATTAAAGATGGTGTATTGATCTCCGTTCGGGGCAAAGGTTACTTTATCAACCGTGTAGACATTGAAACCTCGGTGCGTATCCTGCTGGTTTTCAATAAGATCAGCAACTATAAAAAACAGATTTACAATGCCTTCGTAGAGAATGTCGGGCGTAATGTGAATGTTGATCTGCACATTCATCACTCCAATGTCAATATTTTTAAAAATCTAATCAAAAACAGTCTGGGCGAATACGACTATTATGTGATCATGCCGCATTTCTACGAAAAGGCGGAAGAGGCGATTGAAACATTAAAGATGATTCCTGCGGAGAAGCTGATCCTACTGGACAAGGACATTGAGATGAACAGTAAAAAGCATTCTTCTGTCTTTCAAAATTTTGAAAAAGACATTGTTTCTGCATTAAATGAGGCCGTTGACCTGCTCAAAGTATATAAAAAACTCATCCTGATTTTTCCAACGATCATCCGTTATCCAAAGGAGATTATCAAAGGCTTCCGGATCTTCTGCATTCAACACGAGTTCGAGCATGAAATTATATACGATTTTCATGAAAACAGCATGGCCGTAAAAGATACCGCTTATGTGGTTATTGAGGAAAATGATCTGGTGAATCTGATCAAAAAATGCCGCGAACAGCAGCTGACAATCGGGAAGGACATTGGCATTATCTCCTACAATGAAACACCCTTGAAGGAGATTTTGCTTGATGGCATTACGACCATTTCAACAGATCACGAGCAAATGGGAAAGACGGCTGCCGAGCTGATTACTGAAAATCGGAGGGCCATTGTAAAAAATCCATTTACGTTGATTAGGAGGAAATCGCTGTAA
- a CDS encoding TIM barrel protein, protein MKIDQYQIAQHNDSLLSRHNNQFIFLKEQLGEQGIHSNEIINALEAFQVAIPSWALGTGGTRFGRFSGGGEPRSLEEKVEDVGLLHALNRSSGSISLHIPWDIPQQAASIISLASSLDLKFDAVNSNTFQDQKDQQHSYKFGSLSHVDPGVRKQAVEHNIEVIKYGKDLGSKALSIWLSDGSCFPGQSNFVKAFQNTLESLQEIYAELPADWKVYVEYKAYEPNFYSTVIQDWGSSLLFCQKLGPKADVLVDLGHHLPNANIEQIVATLMMEDRLAGFHFNDSKYGDDDLTVGSIRPYMLFLIFVELVEGMKRAGRGSEAYAWMIDASHNVKDPLEDLLQSVEAILISYAQALLVDRKKLEIARNQNDVVAAQQILQNAFRTDVRPLVRESMRLSGGSLDPIGLFRNLKVRDGLMNERGRVTVATGL, encoded by the coding sequence ATGAAAATCGACCAATATCAGATTGCCCAGCATAACGACAGCTTATTGTCTCGCCATAACAACCAGTTTATTTTCTTAAAAGAACAGTTAGGCGAGCAAGGCATCCATTCTAATGAGATTATTAATGCGCTGGAAGCTTTTCAGGTGGCCATTCCGAGCTGGGCTTTGGGCACGGGGGGGACTCGTTTCGGAAGATTTTCTGGTGGCGGCGAGCCGCGTTCCCTGGAAGAGAAAGTGGAAGACGTAGGTCTTTTGCATGCATTGAACCGGTCAAGCGGATCCATTTCGCTGCACATTCCGTGGGACATTCCCCAGCAAGCAGCATCTATTATCAGCCTGGCTTCTTCGTTGGACCTGAAATTTGATGCGGTCAATTCCAATACATTTCAGGATCAGAAAGATCAGCAGCATTCATACAAATTCGGGTCGCTTTCACACGTTGATCCGGGGGTAAGGAAGCAAGCCGTTGAGCATAACATTGAAGTGATTAAATATGGTAAAGACCTGGGATCGAAAGCATTATCAATCTGGCTTTCGGATGGATCTTGCTTTCCAGGACAATCCAACTTTGTAAAAGCATTCCAAAATACGCTTGAATCTTTACAGGAAATATATGCCGAATTGCCTGCTGACTGGAAAGTTTACGTGGAATACAAAGCATATGAGCCGAATTTCTATTCAACTGTAATTCAGGATTGGGGCAGTTCATTGCTTTTCTGTCAGAAACTAGGCCCCAAAGCAGATGTGTTGGTAGACTTAGGCCATCATTTACCCAATGCCAACATTGAACAAATCGTTGCGACATTAATGATGGAAGACCGTTTGGCAGGTTTCCATTTCAACGATTCCAAATATGGTGATGACGACCTCACCGTCGGCAGCATTCGTCCTTATATGCTTTTCCTGATTTTCGTGGAACTGGTAGAAGGCATGAAACGCGCGGGAAGAGGCAGCGAGGCTTACGCCTGGATGATCGATGCCAGCCATAATGTGAAAGATCCTCTGGAAGATTTGCTCCAATCTGTGGAAGCGATCCTAATTTCCTACGCACAAGCATTGCTGGTGGATCGCAAAAAGCTAGAAATTGCCAGAAACCAAAACGACGTAGTTGCGGCGCAGCAAATCTTGCAAAACGCATTCAGAACGGACGTGCGTCCGTTGGTGCGTGAATCCATGCGTTTGAGCGGCGGTTCGCTTGATCCGATCGGCTTGTTCAGGAATTTGAAAGTTCGGGATGGGTTGATGAACGAAAGAGGTAGGGTTACTGTGGCGACTGGACTTTAG
- a CDS encoding bifunctional aldolase/short-chain dehydrogenase: MSSSNVSQYRYVSYLWDESKAASLGDDQVALLLYRSNLLGADLRLTNYAGGNTSCKTIEKDPLTGNPVEVMWIKGSGGDIGTLTRSGLAGLYQDRLHNLKNIYRGLEFEDEMVELFNHCIYDLKSKAPSIDTPLHGLLPFKHIDHLHPDALIAIAASKEGEAITKELFNGELAWVPWQRPGFDLGLKLEQALAENPGIRGIVLGGHGLFTWGDTAYESYINTLDTIEKASEYLNENYGKNRPVFGGQRLESEPETRRSEIAGKLAPYLRGLASEQQAMIGHFTDDARVLEFIGSHDLDKLAPLGTSCPDHFLRTKIRPLVLDFPFDKLGGTDQEILDQIRPQFEAYRVDYQAYYDRCKHDNSPAVRDPNPVIILLPGVGMFSFAKDKQTARVAAEFYINAINVMKGAEAISSYVSLPEQETFDIEYWLLEEAKLQRMPKEKSVSRKIAVVTGGSGGIGKAIALKLLQEGACVVISDIDEKALAETKAEFDAKFGKDFSATTIANVLEVDQIKAALHTTKLKYGGVDIIVNCAGLSISKPLAETTIKDWDILQDVLVKGQFLVSQEAVAIMRQQGLGGDIINIASKNGIVSGPNNVAYGTAKAAQQHMSRLLAAELGPDKIRVNVVNPDAVIAGSKIWESGWAAGRAKAYGISVAELPAYYAKRTVLNAEIHTEDIANGVYIFVSGLLNKSTGNVINVDGGVPAAFLR, encoded by the coding sequence ATGAGCAGTTCTAATGTAAGCCAGTACAGGTACGTAAGCTATTTATGGGATGAAAGTAAAGCGGCTTCGCTCGGTGATGATCAGGTAGCACTTCTTTTGTATCGTTCCAATTTGTTGGGTGCAGACCTCCGTCTGACCAACTATGCGGGCGGTAACACAAGTTGTAAAACCATTGAAAAAGATCCGCTGACTGGCAACCCGGTTGAGGTAATGTGGATCAAAGGTTCCGGCGGTGATATTGGCACTTTGACAAGAAGTGGCCTTGCCGGACTTTATCAGGACCGCTTGCACAATCTGAAAAACATTTACCGCGGATTGGAATTTGAAGATGAAATGGTGGAGCTTTTTAACCACTGCATTTACGATCTCAAATCCAAAGCTCCGTCCATTGATACGCCCCTGCACGGCTTATTGCCCTTCAAGCACATTGATCACCTGCACCCGGATGCATTAATTGCCATAGCGGCTTCGAAAGAAGGAGAGGCAATTACAAAAGAACTGTTTAATGGAGAACTGGCGTGGGTGCCCTGGCAACGTCCCGGTTTTGATCTTGGATTAAAACTGGAACAAGCATTGGCAGAAAATCCGGGAATCCGTGGAATCGTATTGGGTGGTCATGGCTTGTTTACCTGGGGTGACACGGCTTATGAATCCTACATTAATACGCTGGATACGATCGAGAAGGCGTCTGAATATCTGAATGAAAATTATGGGAAAAACCGTCCGGTTTTCGGAGGTCAGCGCCTGGAAAGTGAGCCGGAAACACGCCGTTCTGAAATAGCGGGTAAGCTGGCTCCTTATCTGCGCGGACTTGCTTCTGAGCAACAGGCGATGATCGGCCATTTCACGGATGATGCGCGTGTGCTTGAATTTATTGGCAGCCATGATCTTGATAAACTGGCTCCATTGGGAACAAGTTGCCCGGATCACTTCCTGCGCACAAAGATCCGTCCGTTGGTTCTGGACTTCCCATTTGACAAACTGGGTGGAACAGACCAGGAAATCCTGGATCAGATCCGCCCGCAGTTTGAAGCTTATCGCGTTGATTATCAAGCCTACTATGACCGTTGCAAGCATGATAACAGCCCGGCAGTCCGCGACCCGAATCCGGTCATTATCTTGTTGCCTGGCGTCGGCATGTTCTCGTTCGCAAAGGACAAGCAAACGGCACGTGTTGCGGCTGAGTTTTATATCAATGCAATCAATGTAATGAAGGGCGCAGAAGCGATTTCTTCTTACGTTTCACTGCCCGAGCAGGAAACATTTGACATTGAATACTGGCTGCTCGAAGAGGCTAAATTGCAGCGTATGCCAAAAGAAAAGTCAGTCTCGCGCAAAATTGCGGTAGTTACAGGCGGTTCGGGCGGAATTGGAAAAGCCATTGCATTAAAATTGCTGCAAGAAGGCGCCTGCGTTGTGATTTCGGATATTGATGAAAAAGCATTGGCAGAAACCAAAGCGGAATTTGACGCGAAATTTGGCAAAGACTTTTCAGCAACAACCATTGCTAATGTGCTGGAAGTGGATCAGATTAAAGCTGCTTTGCATACCACGAAATTAAAATACGGCGGCGTTGACATTATTGTGAACTGCGCTGGCTTGTCCATCTCAAAACCATTGGCAGAAACAACGATTAAGGATTGGGATATTTTGCAGGATGTGTTGGTGAAAGGCCAATTCCTGGTTTCTCAGGAGGCGGTTGCCATCATGCGTCAACAGGGATTGGGTGGAGATATCATCAACATTGCCAGCAAAAACGGAATCGTTTCGGGACCAAATAATGTGGCTTACGGAACTGCGAAAGCGGCTCAGCAACATATGTCACGCCTTTTGGCTGCGGAATTGGGTCCTGATAAAATACGTGTGAATGTTGTTAATCCCGATGCTGTAATTGCCGGAAGCAAGATTTGGGAAAGCGGCTGGGCAGCAGGACGTGCGAAAGCTTATGGCATCAGCGTAGCGGAATTACCAGCATATTATGCCAAAAGGACGGTGCTCAATGCAGAAATCCATACGGAAGACATTGCGAACGGAGTATACATTTTTGTAAGTGGCCTGTTAAACAAAAGCACCGGAAACGTCATCAACGTAGATGGAGGTGTCCCGGCAGCGTTTTTACGGTAG
- a CDS encoding prolyl oligopeptidase family serine peptidase: MTIIAASMLNNGLAQKLDYPVTNKVDHVDEYHGVKVSDPYRWLEDDRSKETGEWVKAQNEVTFSYLDKIPFRNKIFLDLEKAYNYPKYSAPRKKGDYYYFYKNDGLQNQAVLYRQEGENETPEIVIDPNKLSADGTTRLTVFSLSKDGNYAVMGFSQGGSDWQEYQVMDMKSLSMLSDKVEWVKISGAAWQDDGFYYSRYPKPEGSALAAKNENHQAYFHKIGTAQSEDRLIFEDPQNPQRFHTIGTTEDEQFAVLSVSDRGKGKDGNGLWVLKKGETTFTPIKEEITDFQYGVIENVGNDFLIETNENAPNSKVMRYVSASKTWETVLSEKPEPLLGAGVAGNKLFASYSKDVSSRAYVYSIDGTLENEVKLPGLGTASGFGGEREDSFVFYTYTSFNYPPTIFKYDIASQKSVVFREPEVTFKPEDYETEQVFYPSKDGTKIPAFITYKKGVKRDGSNPTILYGYGGFNISLTPGFSPTRIPFLDQGGIYVQANLRGGSEYGEKWHEQGMKLKKQNVFDDFIAAAEFLIKEKYTSASKLAIQGGSNGGLLVGTVMNQRPELFKVAFPAVGVMDMLRFHKFTIGWNWIADYGSSDNAEEFKVLYAYSPLHNIKEGGEYPATMITTADHDDRVVPAHSFKYAAELQAKAGKSSNNPLLIRIDTNSGHGASNTKKALETQADIYAFLFWNMGLVLK, encoded by the coding sequence ATGACTATCATTGCCGCTTCCATGCTGAACAACGGTTTGGCTCAAAAGCTTGATTACCCAGTGACAAACAAAGTTGACCACGTTGATGAATATCACGGAGTCAAAGTTTCCGATCCTTATCGCTGGCTGGAAGACGACCGTTCAAAGGAAACGGGCGAGTGGGTTAAGGCGCAAAATGAAGTTACATTCAGTTATTTGGATAAAATCCCTTTCAGGAATAAGATCTTCCTCGATCTGGAAAAGGCCTACAACTATCCCAAATATTCGGCTCCCAGAAAAAAAGGCGACTATTACTATTTTTATAAAAATGATGGTCTGCAAAATCAGGCAGTGCTGTATCGACAAGAGGGCGAAAACGAAACTCCTGAAATTGTTATCGATCCCAACAAACTTTCGGCAGACGGCACAACACGACTCACCGTTTTCAGTCTTTCAAAAGATGGTAATTATGCCGTTATGGGCTTTTCTCAAGGCGGCTCGGATTGGCAGGAATATCAGGTTATGGACATGAAAAGTCTCTCCATGCTTTCTGATAAGGTTGAATGGGTAAAAATTTCCGGTGCTGCGTGGCAAGACGATGGCTTTTATTATAGCCGTTATCCCAAGCCCGAAGGCAGTGCACTGGCCGCCAAAAATGAAAACCACCAAGCTTATTTCCACAAAATTGGAACAGCACAAAGCGAAGACAGGCTGATATTTGAAGACCCGCAAAATCCACAGCGGTTTCATACCATTGGAACCACTGAGGATGAGCAGTTTGCGGTGCTAAGCGTAAGCGATCGTGGGAAAGGAAAGGACGGGAATGGTTTGTGGGTTTTGAAAAAAGGAGAAACGACATTTACGCCGATTAAGGAAGAAATAACTGATTTTCAGTACGGGGTTATCGAGAATGTTGGGAATGATTTTCTCATCGAAACCAATGAAAATGCGCCGAATAGCAAGGTTATGCGCTATGTTTCAGCTTCAAAAACCTGGGAAACAGTTCTTTCTGAAAAACCCGAACCACTTTTGGGTGCCGGAGTTGCCGGTAACAAATTATTTGCGTCCTATTCCAAAGACGTAAGCAGCCGTGCATATGTTTACAGCATCGACGGCACATTAGAAAACGAGGTGAAACTGCCGGGACTGGGAACGGCCAGCGGATTTGGTGGTGAGCGGGAAGACAGCTTTGTTTTTTACACTTATACATCATTCAATTATCCGCCGACAATATTTAAGTATGACATTGCCAGCCAGAAAAGCGTGGTTTTCCGTGAGCCGGAAGTGACATTCAAGCCGGAAGATTACGAGACAGAACAGGTTTTCTATCCCAGCAAAGACGGAACAAAGATCCCCGCCTTCATAACTTATAAAAAGGGAGTGAAACGCGACGGCTCCAATCCGACGATTTTGTACGGTTATGGCGGTTTCAATATCAGCTTAACGCCAGGTTTCAGCCCCACGCGCATCCCTTTTCTCGATCAGGGCGGCATTTATGTGCAGGCCAATTTACGCGGCGGAAGTGAATATGGCGAAAAATGGCATGAACAGGGCATGAAGCTCAAAAAGCAAAATGTGTTCGATGATTTCATTGCCGCAGCTGAGTTTTTGATCAAAGAAAAATATACTTCTGCATCTAAATTGGCCATTCAAGGCGGTTCTAATGGCGGATTACTGGTTGGAACTGTTATGAACCAGCGCCCCGAGCTTTTCAAAGTCGCATTCCCAGCTGTGGGCGTGATGGATATGCTTCGGTTTCACAAATTCACCATCGGCTGGAACTGGATCGCAGATTACGGAAGCAGCGACAACGCCGAAGAATTCAAAGTACTTTACGCTTATTCGCCGCTGCACAACATTAAGGAAGGCGGCGAATATCCCGCAACAATGATTACAACCGCAGATCACGATGACCGCGTGGTGCCCGCGCATTCATTCAAATATGCAGCAGAACTCCAAGCCAAAGCAGGAAAATCATCCAATAATCCACTACTAATCCGCATCGACACCAACTCCGGACACGGCGCCAGTAACACCAAAAAAGCGTTAGAAACGCAGGCGGATATTTATGCTTTCTTGTTTTGGAATATGGGGTTGGTTTTGAAGTAG
- a CDS encoding CocE/NonD family hydrolase has product MFKNLLSVVLMLVVAVAHAQNGDEKFIRENYNKAEYDIPVRDGVKLHTIVYSPKDASAEKKYPFLMQRTCYSVAPYGPDNYPPRIGPSPTLMRDKFIFVYQDVRGRYMSEGEWTNMTPHIAQKKGKTDVDEASDTYDTIEWLLKNIPNNNGRVGQWGISYPGFYTTASALSEHPALKASSPQAPIADFFFDDFHHNGAFTQGYYLTFPVFGIKPPKPTTSSWFAGEMFEAKPDGYTFNLNMGPLKNFDKYYVKNFYWQETVNHPNKDQFWQKRDILPHLKNIKHAFMTVGGWFDAEDLYGPLNTYKTIEKNNSSTYNTIVVGPFGHGRWSRETGHTLHNDIYFGDSIATFYQTNIEAKFFKHFLKESGDGKTGLPEAYMFDTGKKAWQTFDKWPVATVEKRKLYFHESGKLDFKEPAQPKSVSEYVSDPAKPVPYTANYKQMSGFTPFEYMSEDQRFASTRPDVLVFQTDVLENDVTLGGEITALLKIGTTGTDADFFVKLIDVYPGDEKNHAYLPNPTTVLAGYQQMVRSEIMRSRFRNSFEKPEPLVAGKMTDIKFRLQDVLHTFKKGHRIMVQVQSTAFPLFDRNPQKYVENIYKAEESDFISAKQTIYHQAGAASSLEVDVIK; this is encoded by the coding sequence ATGTTTAAAAATCTACTAAGCGTCGTTTTGATGCTCGTTGTTGCTGTTGCCCATGCGCAAAATGGGGATGAAAAATTCATTCGGGAAAACTATAACAAGGCCGAATACGACATTCCGGTTCGGGATGGCGTTAAGTTGCATACAATCGTCTACAGCCCCAAAGACGCCTCGGCGGAGAAGAAGTATCCATTTTTAATGCAGCGCACCTGTTACAGCGTCGCGCCTTATGGGCCCGACAATTATCCGCCCAGAATAGGCCCAAGTCCCACATTAATGCGCGATAAATTTATTTTTGTATACCAGGATGTGCGTGGCCGCTATATGAGCGAAGGCGAGTGGACCAATATGACGCCGCATATCGCGCAGAAAAAAGGCAAAACGGATGTGGACGAGGCTTCGGACACTTACGACACAATTGAATGGCTTCTCAAAAACATCCCTAATAACAATGGAAGGGTAGGGCAATGGGGCATTTCCTATCCCGGCTTCTACACCACAGCCAGCGCACTTTCCGAGCATCCTGCATTGAAAGCATCATCGCCGCAAGCACCCATCGCTGACTTCTTTTTTGATGATTTCCACCATAATGGCGCGTTCACGCAAGGTTACTATCTGACATTTCCGGTTTTTGGGATCAAACCTCCCAAGCCGACCACATCTTCCTGGTTTGCGGGAGAAATGTTCGAAGCTAAGCCAGACGGTTACACATTCAACCTGAATATGGGCCCGCTCAAAAATTTTGATAAATATTATGTAAAGAATTTCTATTGGCAGGAAACGGTTAACCACCCCAATAAGGACCAATTCTGGCAGAAAAGAGACATTCTGCCGCATTTGAAAAACATCAAGCATGCCTTTATGACCGTTGGTGGCTGGTTTGATGCGGAAGATTTGTATGGTCCTTTGAACACTTACAAAACCATTGAGAAGAACAATTCTTCAACATATAATACGATTGTGGTTGGCCCTTTCGGGCATGGACGGTGGAGCAGGGAAACCGGCCATACATTGCATAACGACATTTATTTTGGGGATAGCATTGCCACTTTTTACCAAACCAACATTGAGGCGAAATTTTTCAAACATTTCCTGAAAGAATCGGGCGATGGGAAAACGGGTTTGCCTGAGGCTTATATGTTTGATACGGGCAAAAAAGCATGGCAGACATTTGACAAGTGGCCGGTGGCAACGGTTGAGAAACGTAAACTGTATTTTCACGAAAGTGGAAAACTGGACTTCAAAGAGCCTGCACAGCCCAAATCTGTGAGCGAATATGTGAGTGATCCCGCAAAACCGGTTCCTTACACGGCTAATTATAAGCAAATGTCGGGGTTCACACCATTTGAATATATGTCCGAAGACCAGCGTTTCGCTTCCACGCGACCGGATGTGCTTGTTTTTCAGACCGATGTGCTTGAAAATGACGTTACATTAGGCGGCGAAATTACTGCATTATTGAAGATCGGTACAACAGGCACAGACGCGGACTTTTTTGTGAAACTGATTGACGTGTATCCTGGTGACGAAAAAAATCACGCATATCTGCCCAATCCTACGACCGTTCTTGCAGGTTACCAGCAAATGGTACGAAGCGAAATCATGAGATCGAGATTCCGGAACAGTTTTGAAAAACCGGAACCATTGGTTGCAGGAAAAATGACAGACATTAAATTCCGCTTGCAAGATGTTCTGCATACATTCAAAAAAGGCCACCGCATTATGGTGCAGGTGCAAAGCACAGCTTTCCCGCTGTTCGACCGAAATCCGCAGAAATACGTCGAGAACATTTACAAGGCTGAGGAATCAGATTTTATCAGTGCAAAACAGACTATTTATCACCAGGCCGGCGCTGCCAGCTCACTTGAAGTTGACGTTATCAAATGA
- a CDS encoding PE-PGRS family protein, whose amino-acid sequence MKLYKRLSGQAGVVLSSIIFCAAFSCDPPPKPDEAPVADFETTPQKVDIAPGIIDEASGIVPSYNLPGNFWVNQDSGQPASLYLVSADGKDVKEMKLPGTVNRDWEDVAAGPGPNAGVNYLYIGDIGNNNEPKSQVGVIYRVPEVTDANAGFDESKLEKITFSYPDGARDAESLLLDPATKDIFIISKEGQNTGIYRLAFPQSTTQTIAAEKVGTVPGVSLATGGNISKDGTEILIRTYLAVYYWRIKDGESVGQTLTQPSTKQLLVALEPQGEAVCMDTDRKGFYTISERSNAAGVTLNFYKRK is encoded by the coding sequence ATGAAATTATATAAAAGGCTGAGCGGACAAGCAGGAGTGGTGCTGTCGTCCATTATTTTTTGTGCTGCTTTTTCATGCGATCCGCCTCCAAAGCCAGATGAAGCACCTGTTGCCGATTTTGAAACAACCCCTCAAAAAGTAGACATCGCACCAGGCATTATAGATGAAGCGTCCGGCATCGTGCCCAGTTACAATCTGCCTGGAAATTTCTGGGTTAATCAGGATTCTGGCCAGCCTGCCTCGTTGTATTTGGTGAGTGCGGATGGGAAAGATGTTAAGGAAATGAAACTTCCCGGGACGGTTAACCGCGATTGGGAGGATGTTGCGGCGGGTCCCGGCCCAAATGCTGGTGTAAATTACTTATACATTGGTGACATAGGCAACAATAATGAACCCAAAAGCCAGGTAGGCGTTATTTACAGGGTTCCTGAGGTGACGGATGCGAATGCGGGTTTTGATGAATCGAAATTAGAAAAAATCACATTCAGCTATCCCGATGGAGCCAGAGATGCCGAATCGTTATTGCTTGATCCTGCTACAAAAGACATTTTTATCATTTCAAAAGAGGGCCAAAACACCGGAATTTATCGGCTGGCTTTTCCGCAGTCAACCACGCAGACCATTGCGGCAGAAAAGGTCGGCACAGTGCCCGGCGTTTCCCTGGCAACAGGCGGAAATATTTCAAAAGATGGCACTGAAATCCTGATCAGGACTTATCTTGCTGTATATTATTGGAGAATAAAGGACGGCGAATCGGTCGGACAAACATTGACGCAGCCTTCCACGAAGCAATTATTGGTTGCGCTTGAACCGCAGGGCGAGGCGGTTTGTATGGATACCGATAGGAAAGGTTTCTATACGATCAGCGAGCGCTCCAATGCTGCCGGCGTTACTTTGAATTTTTATAAAAGAAAATAA